The nucleotide window CCATGCAAAATGGTGGCGCCGGTGCTTGAGGAAATCGCAGCCGAACGTTCGGATAATTTGACGGTCGCCAAGCTAGATGTCGACGCCAATCCTGAAACGGCGCGCGATTTCCAGGTTGTCTCCATTCCCACCATGATCCTGTTCAAGGACGGCCAGGCGGTAAAACGAATCGTCGGGGCCAAAGGCAAAGCGGCGTTGCTACGTGAGCTTTCCGACGTGGTTCCCAACCTCACCTAGACCTGTTCTAGAGGTCGGATCGAACCGCCCCGACTGGCCTGGGGTTTTCCCTAAATCGGCAAGGATCTGCGACAATACCGGTTAGCTGTCGTGCATTTGTCAGCGATG belongs to Mycobacterium basiliense and includes:
- the trxA gene encoding thioredoxin → MTDSEKSSATIEVSDASFSTDVLSSNKPVLVDFWATWCGPCKMVAPVLEEIAAERSDNLTVAKLDVDANPETARDFQVVSIPTMILFKDGQAVKRIVGAKGKAALLRELSDVVPNLT